From one Musa acuminata AAA Group cultivar baxijiao chromosome BXJ2-6, Cavendish_Baxijiao_AAA, whole genome shotgun sequence genomic stretch:
- the LOC135613693 gene encoding auxin-responsive protein SAUR36-like, protein MSVQLPPAAMADKGGKLTGIRQIVRLREILQKWHSAALRPKEGRRKAAGVPPAVDKRLKSALLLCDSDEECCRSPEAPPDVPKGYCPVYVGPEQRRFVIPTTYLGLPVFRLLLQKAEEEFGFDHKGALTIPCEIETFKYILQCMERHAKGLIDDEGNPTGLKE, encoded by the exons ATGAGCGTTCAGCTTCCTCCTGCGGCCATGGCTGACAAAGGTGGGAAGCTGACCGGCATCAGGCAGATCGTGAGGCTGCGGGAGATCCTTCAGAAATGGCACTCCGCTGCCCTCCGGCCAAAGGAGGGCCGACGCAAGGCGGCTGGCGTGCCTCCCGCCGTCGACAAGCGGCTGAAGAGCGCGCTGCTGCTTTGTGACTCCGACGAGGAGTGCTGTCGAAGCCCGGAGGCGCCGCCGGACGTGCCCAAGGGGTACTGCCCGGTGTACGTAGGACCGGAGCAGCGGAGGTTCGTGATCCCCACCACTTACCTCGGCCTCCCGGTGTTCAGGCTGCTGCTCCAGAAGGCCGAGGAGGAGTTCGGCTTCGATCACAAGGGCGCGCTCACCATCCCCTGTGAGATCGAGACGTTCAAGTACATCCTCCAGTGCATGGAACGACATGCCAAGGGCCTCATCGACGATG AAGGAAATCCAACAGGGCTGAAGGAATGA
- the LOC135615663 gene encoding RING-H2 finger protein ATL3-like, translating into MSTPGDEFGDNTAVVRISSEVMVAAVVFLFMVVVFVFFLYLYAKHYLRPDPALRGRRSRARFVFSAADELGAGAPGRGLDAAVLRVLPVTVYRAADFKEGLECSVCLSELSDGEQARLLPKCNHGFHLECIDMWFHSHSTCPLCRSPVGAEPSTKPDSDPEAQTPPLQTLQESPVFPTNVLFWGDHDQVNAGSSTTDTVAYGGSSQEGPSSSSGRSGKPEGALVIEIPRRAAEDLPSPISPLPSSRMAMEETRSPVSATFRSLRRLWSHGRWTAGSSSSPRGGDIEQGLGGCAETSLPPPKSPSNS; encoded by the coding sequence ATGTCAACGCCAGGTGATGAGTTTGGTGATAACACGGCCGTCGTGAGGATCAGCAGCGAGGTGATGGTAGCGGCGGTCGTCTTCCTCTTCATGGTCgtcgtcttcgtcttcttcctctaccTGTACGCCAAGCACTACCTGCGGCCCGACCCCGCACTCCGGGGGCGCCGCTCCCGCGCTCGCTTCGTGTTCTCTGCGGCCGACGAGCTCGGAGCCGGCGCCCCCGGGCGCGGCCTCGACGCTGCCGTGCTGCGTGTGCTGCCCGTCACCGTCTACCGGGCTGCGGACTTCAAGGAGGGGCTCGAGTGCTCGGTCTGCCTCTCCGAGCTGTCTGACGGCGAGCAGGCCCGGCTGCTGCCCAAGTGTAACCATGGCTTCCACCTTGAGTGCATCGACATGTGGTTCCATTCTCACTCCACCTGCCCTCTCTGCCGGAGTCCTGTCGGAGCTGAACCTTCCACGAAGCCGGATTCCGATCCCGAAGCGCAAACTCCGCCGCTTCAGACTCTTCAGGAGTCGCCGGTCTTCCCAACGAACGTGCTGTTCTGGGGCGACCATGATCAAGTGAACGCAGGGAGCTCCACGACCGACACGGTGGCGTACGGAGGAAGCTCACAGGAAGGGCCATCGAGCTCTTCGGGCCGCTCGGGCAAGCCAGAAGGTGCGCTGGTGATCGAGATACCGAGGAGGGCGGCGGAGGATCTCCCGTCGCCAATCTCGCCATTGCCATCGAGTAGGATGGCCATGGAAGAGACGAGATCGCCGGTGTCGGCGACTTTTAGGTCGCTGAGGAGGCTTTGGAGCCATGGGAGGTGGACTGCTGGTTCTTCTTCTAGCCCGAGGGGAGGCGATATCGAGCAGGGTTTGGGGGGATGTGCAGAGACCAGTCTTCCACCTCCAAAATCTCCATCCAACTCCTGA
- the LOC135613991 gene encoding uncharacterized protein LOC135613991, with the protein MHLLAVSLGAVVSRLYSLCGSAWACLALVAAAATALGLWAVRVAGSKFIHPPTPTSPPVPEVGSACVVNSAAAEAAIIAKARFTAYYSAAAAGSFHIEDDDVDEEEEDEDEDVSNVGLRVRAPRDGGWGMDWIAVMTREDMGWHRYQDMTALNGSVVKL; encoded by the coding sequence ATGCACCTCCTTGCGGTGAGCCTTGGCGCCGTCGTCTCCCGCCTCTACTCACTCTGTGGCTCCGCGTGGGCATGCCTCGCGCTCGTGGCCGCCGCCGCCACTGCCCTCGGCCTCTGGGCCGTCAGAGTCGCCGGTTCCAAATTCATCCACCCTCCCACCCCCACCTCTCCTCCTGTCCCCGAGGTCGGCTCGGCCTGCGTGGTCAACTCGGCGGCCGCGGAGGCGGCGATCATCGCCAAGGCCCGGTTCACTGCGTATTATTCCGCCGCTGCGGCCGGGAGCTTCCATATCGAAGACGACGACGTCGACGAAGAAGAGGAGGACGAGGATGAAGACGTGAGCAATGTCGGCCTGCGAGTGAGGGCGCCTCGGGACGGCGGGTGGGGTATGGACTGGATTGCCGTAATGACCAGGGAAGACATGGGGTGGCACCGTTACCAGGACATGACGGCGCTTAACGGCAGCGTCGTCAAGTTGTGA
- the LOC135613692 gene encoding uncharacterized protein LOC135613692 produces the protein MAIRFSYTNIIIPRGYHPEKTNSRASLCHNSKISPKVSVSSNTSGTDTKVFEDQALGVICFRDEKGEIVCEGFDEGPRFDQRSLARKKFERNRVPNFLRMMMIQANEDAFY, from the exons ATGGCAATCAGATTCTCTTACACTAACATCATCATTCCAAGAGGTTATCATCCTGAGAAGACCAACAGCAGAGCTTCCTTGTGTCATAACAGCAAGATATCACCCAAAGTATCAGTTTCATCAAACACATCTGGTACAGATACCAAG GTTTTTGAAGATCAAGCCCTGGGGGTAATATGTTTCAGAGATGAAAAGGGAGAAATAGTCTGTGAAGGATTTGATGAAGGACCACGATTCGATCAACGATCTTTGGCACGAAAAAAATTCGAAAG gAATAGAGTCCCTAATTTCCTGAGAATGATGATGATTCAGGCTAATGAAGATGCCTTTTACTAG
- the LOC135615664 gene encoding uncharacterized protein LOC135615664: protein MAAEGDKSGDFYAVLGLRKECSETELRNAYKKLAMRWHPDKCLASGNAQIVGEAKEKFQEIQKAYSVLSDSNKRFLYDVGVYDNDDDNDENGMGDFIGEMLEMMSQTKHNENSQDSFQELQQLFVEMFQDDLDAGFGGSIFHGGPWDQPTNGQDCWTSSGLHFANGRSKCGNKRGNSAVNLGKVNLEELEHGTSDFYFGLNDAAQPSQGKGGSNNKRRNGRKQKVSSNHDVSS from the exons ATGGCGGCCGAAGGGGACAAAAGCGGCGACTTCTACGCCGTGTTGGGGCTCAGGAAGGAGTGCTCCGAAACCGAGCTGAGGAATGCGTACAAGAAGCTTGCCATG AGGTGGCATCCGGATAAGTGCTTGGCTTCGGGAAATGCTCAAATCGTGGGGGAAGCCAAGGAGAAGTTTCAGGAGATCCAGAAAGCCTACTCTG TTCTCTCAGACTCCAATAAGAGATTCCTGTACGATGTGGGAGTCTACGACAACGATGATGACAATGACGAAAAC GGTATGGGAGACTTTATAGGGGAGATGTTGGAGATGATGAGCCAAACGAAACACAAT GAGAACAGCCAAGATAGCTTCCAGGAGCtgcagcagctgtttgtggagatGTTCCAGGATGACCTGGATGCCGGATTTGGCGGTTCCATCTTCCACGGTGGCCCCTGGGATCAACCGACCAATGGCCAAGATTGCTGGACTTCATCGGGACTGCACTTTGCTAATGGAAGGAGTAAGTGTGGCAACAAGCGGGGCAACTCGGCTGTGAACTTGGGAAAGGTCAATCTTGAAGAGTTGGAACATGGTACCAGCGACTTCTATTTTGGG CTGAATGATGCAGCACAGCCATCACAAGGGAAAGGAGGCAGTAATAACAAGAGAAGGAATGGAAGAAAGCAAAAGGTTTCATCCAATCATGATGTCTCATCTTGA